One window of Quercus robur chromosome 12, dhQueRobu3.1, whole genome shotgun sequence genomic DNA carries:
- the LOC126709810 gene encoding GATA transcription factor 12-like, which translates to MEAPEYQSGFCTQFVTEKRHSIDNKAAGGGGGGDHFIVEDLLDFSNDDDAVIADTPFEVATTTTTAGNSTDSSTVTVVDSCNSSSFSGCDPNFVSDIGCRNFPDANFSSDLCVPYDDLAELEWLSNFVEESFSSEDLQKLQMISGMKARTVDETSETTPQHEPSNRNSNSPIFRPEMSVPAKARSKRSRAAPCNWTSRLLVLSQQSPSSSPPQSPSLTPPYSDLDRDFAVAKKTVKVAAFSKKKDGVDSGGDGRKCLHCATDKTPQWRTGPMGPKTLCNACGVRYKSGRLVPEYRPAASPTFMLTKHSNSHRKVLELRRQKEMMRTHHHHHQQHQHHQHQHHQQQFLHHHHQNMVFDVTNGGDDYLIHSHVGPDFRQLI; encoded by the exons ATGGAAGCACCTGAATATCAGAGTGGGTTTTGCACACAATTCGTGACCGAAAAGCGCCACTCAATCGACAATAAAGCAGCCGGCGGAGGTGGAGGGGGAGACCATTTCATTGTGGAGGACCTCCTCGACTTTTCCAATGACGACGATGCAGTCATTGCTGACACTCCTTTTGAAgtcgccaccaccaccaccaccgccggAAACTCCACGGATTCTTCCACTGTCACCGTTGTCGACAGCTGCAATTCCTCCTCGTTTTCGGGCTGTGACCCCAATTTTGTTTCCGACATTGGGTGCCGGAATTTCCCTGACGCCAACTTTTCCAGCGACCTTTGTGTGCCG TACGACGATTTAGCTGAGCTGGAATGGCTATCGAATTTCGTGGAGGAATCGTTCTCAAGCGAGGACTTGCAGAAACTGCAAATGATATCCGGCATGAAAGCCCGAACCGTGGACGAAACGTCCGAAACGACTCCACAACACGAGCCTTCGAACCGAAACAGCAACAGTCCGATATTTCGCCCCGAAATGTCGGTCCCAGCCAAAGCCCGAAGCAAGCGGTCACGTGCGGCACCATGCAACTGGACGTCACGCCTTCTCGTTCTCTCTCAACAATCCCCGTCGTCATCACCGCCGCAGTCGCCGTCACTCACTCCGCCGTACTCGGACCTCGACCGAGACTTCGCCGTCGCGAAGAAAACGGTGAAGGTGGCGGCGTTTTCGAAGAAGAAAGACGGAGTCGATAGCGGCGGAGACGGGCGGAAGTGCCTGCATTGCGCGACGGACAAGACGCCGCAGTGGCGGACGGGGCCCATGGGCCCAAAAACGTTGTGTAACGCTTGCGGAGTGAGGTACAAGTCGGGTCGGCTCGTACCCGAATACAGACCCGCTGCGAGCCCAACGTTTATGCTGACTAAGCATTCGAATTCGCACCGTAAGGTCCTCGAGCTGAGGCGCCAGAAAGAGATGATGAGgacccatcatcatcatcatcaacagcatcagcatcatcagcatcagcatcatcagcaacagtttcttcatcatcatcatcagaataTGGTGTTCGATGTAACCAACGGTGGTGATGATTACTTGATTCACAGCCACGTGGGCCCTGATTTCAGGCAGCTGATCTAG